The following are from one region of the [Limnothrix rosea] IAM M-220 genome:
- a CDS encoding ABC-F family ATP-binding cassette domain-containing protein translates to MSIITLQSVSKDFGIKEILREGNFSVDDTEKVGLIGVNGGGKSTLLKMIAGIEPIDSGKRLVRSGARIVYLPQQPEIDPENTVLDQVFADCSEQMKWVRDYEDLSHRMAIAEGDELNSLMGKLSEITAKMDALNAWEMETNAKIILSKLGITDLEVKVGSLSGGYRKRIALAAALLSEPDLLLMDEPTNHLDADSVEWLQSYLNNYSGAILLITHDRYFLDQVTNRILEIDRGDLYAYSGNYSYYLEKKALAEEAAISSQQKHKGVLRRELEWLKRGPQARATKQKARIDRIHDMKDKVFKEAQGKVEIDTPGRRIGKKVIEVENLAKSYGDRLIIKNFTYEFNPGDRIGIIGGNGAGKSTFLNLITQRIEPDSGTVDIGSTIHIGYFDQHSDDLDEKTQQQRVIEYIKDVATYVETADGTQISASQMLERFLFPPDQQYAPIHKLSGGEKRRLFLLKILMAAPNLLILDEPTNDLDVQTLSILEDYLEDFNGCVVIVAHDRYFLDRTVHTIFSLEGQGTLRQYPGNYSVYLDYKKIEEAKKAEQEAAQVKATPTKAPTKTKAKTYQKPKSVPNRLSNYQRKELERLEMRVIPELEKKKAALEAQLCQQADGDYEKLQSLSDALTQLNQEIETKTERWLELAELDH, encoded by the coding sequence ATGAGTATCATCACCCTACAATCCGTCTCAAAAGATTTTGGGATTAAAGAGATCCTGCGAGAGGGGAACTTTAGTGTTGATGACACTGAAAAGGTCGGGTTAATTGGCGTGAATGGTGGCGGCAAATCGACATTACTCAAAATGATCGCTGGCATCGAACCGATTGATAGTGGCAAACGGTTGGTACGGTCTGGTGCAAGGATCGTTTATCTCCCTCAGCAACCTGAGATTGACCCAGAGAATACGGTACTCGACCAAGTTTTTGCTGATTGTAGTGAGCAAATGAAATGGGTACGGGATTATGAAGACCTCTCCCATCGGATGGCGATCGCCGAGGGGGATGAGCTAAATAGCCTGATGGGCAAGCTATCGGAAATTACCGCCAAAATGGACGCGCTCAATGCGTGGGAAATGGAGACCAATGCCAAAATTATTTTAAGTAAACTCGGCATTACCGATTTGGAAGTGAAGGTCGGGAGTCTTTCCGGTGGCTATCGTAAACGCATTGCCCTAGCGGCAGCGCTTTTGTCAGAACCCGATTTGCTGCTGATGGATGAGCCGACAAACCACCTTGATGCCGACTCTGTGGAATGGTTGCAGAGCTATCTCAATAACTATTCCGGGGCAATATTACTGATTACCCACGACCGTTATTTTCTCGATCAAGTCACCAATCGTATCCTCGAAATTGACCGCGGTGACCTCTATGCCTACTCCGGCAACTATTCCTATTATTTAGAAAAAAAAGCCCTCGCCGAAGAAGCAGCCATCAGTAGCCAACAAAAACATAAAGGGGTATTGCGACGGGAGTTGGAATGGTTAAAGCGGGGCCCCCAAGCGAGAGCCACAAAACAAAAAGCCCGCATTGACCGCATCCATGACATGAAAGACAAGGTTTTTAAAGAGGCGCAAGGTAAGGTTGAAATCGATACACCCGGCAGACGCATCGGCAAAAAGGTGATCGAAGTGGAAAATCTTGCTAAATCCTACGGCGATCGCCTAATTATTAAAAACTTTACCTACGAGTTTAATCCCGGCGATCGTATCGGTATCATTGGCGGCAATGGCGCAGGCAAATCTACATTTCTAAATCTCATTACCCAACGCATCGAGCCCGACTCCGGCACAGTCGATATTGGGAGCACGATTCATATTGGCTATTTTGACCAACATTCCGATGACCTCGACGAAAAAACGCAGCAACAACGGGTCATCGAATACATCAAAGACGTGGCGACCTACGTTGAAACAGCCGATGGCACACAAATTTCAGCATCACAAATGTTAGAGCGATTTCTCTTTCCCCCCGATCAACAATATGCCCCGATCCACAAACTTTCTGGTGGTGAAAAACGCCGCTTATTTTTACTCAAAATCCTCATGGCCGCGCCAAACCTCTTGATCCTTGACGAGCCGACCAATGATCTTGATGTCCAGACCCTATCCATTCTCGAAGACTATCTAGAGGATTTTAATGGTTGCGTTGTCATTGTTGCCCACGACCGTTATTTCCTTGACCGCACTGTACATACAATTTTTTCGTTGGAAGGGCAGGGTACATTACGCCAGTATCCCGGCAACTACTCGGTTTACCTTGACTATAAAAAAATAGAAGAGGCAAAAAAAGCGGAGCAAGAAGCTGCCCAAGTAAAGGCAACACCGACTAAAGCGCCCACGAAAACCAAAGCAAAAACCTACCAAAAGCCCAAATCTGTCCCAAATCGCTTGTCTAACTACCAACGCAAAGAATTAGAGCGCCTCGAAATGAGGGTTATTCCTGAGCTAGAAAAGAAAAAAGCCGCCCTCGAAGCGCAACTTTGTCAGCAGGCAGATGGCGACTATGAAAAACTACAAAGTCTCTCTGACGCTTTGACCCAACTCAATCAGGAAATTGAAACGAAAACGGAGCGTTGGTTAGAGCTGGCTGAACTTGATCACTAA
- a CDS encoding DUF3352 domain-containing protein: MKSRSFFVYLGLLAVLLLSIGTASWYDILSQSPLPWLKGGVATNPAAALFVPRQAPLMLSMVVNPEKLAALGLVQTPYGKRRETLQELQQAKTSLMSATGLDYTKQIEPWLGNEISFAVTTLDVDRNLENGVTPGYLLVVEARDKELAKEFLQLAYTEQALAPDSGLRYETYKGVNLVIPDAKTKQFASAIVGNYVLFASEGKVLRSAINTVQVPDLNLSHDPQYLAALETIDRDHIGIAVANLPALSAWIANDINPEEPTLKQRLAVTLSLQNQGLIAETALIGDTEPALNRPILTEPVEALTYVPPQALLAVAGRDLKQLWTDATTGLNPRSPLSQILQQSVVAIQEPLGIDLPADIFDWISSDYALAIVPNLDRKNSVDWLFVAEREPEVNIDPIIEHFDELAQEKGLSVGRLPLGDRQVTAWTAIDTSNQDDDLVQLNAQVQGAHLSVENYELFASSVKALSRAVNANKKQSLLDNKNFKVSLQQLPSENGGYLYADWRQGAQLFKTQVPILRVVDYVAKPFFNHLNSLSLTSSGNTEDIRRSTLFFTLSSDRLEN; this comes from the coding sequence ATGAAATCCCGTTCTTTTTTCGTTTATCTTGGCCTACTGGCCGTGTTGTTACTGTCCATTGGGACAGCTAGCTGGTATGACATTTTGTCCCAGAGTCCTTTGCCCTGGCTAAAAGGTGGTGTCGCGACGAATCCCGCTGCGGCTTTATTTGTGCCCCGCCAAGCGCCATTGATGTTGTCGATGGTGGTAAATCCTGAAAAATTAGCCGCCTTAGGTTTAGTGCAGACTCCCTACGGTAAACGTCGCGAAACATTGCAAGAACTTCAACAGGCAAAAACGAGCCTGATGAGTGCCACAGGACTGGACTACACAAAACAAATTGAGCCGTGGCTAGGTAATGAAATTAGTTTTGCAGTAACAACGCTCGATGTGGATCGCAACCTTGAAAATGGTGTGACACCGGGGTATCTGTTGGTGGTTGAAGCGCGGGACAAAGAACTGGCCAAAGAATTTCTCCAGCTTGCCTATACTGAACAGGCTTTAGCGCCGGACTCTGGCTTACGTTATGAAACTTACAAGGGTGTAAATCTTGTTATTCCGGATGCAAAGACAAAGCAATTTGCCAGCGCCATTGTTGGGAATTATGTCTTGTTTGCCAGTGAAGGAAAAGTACTCCGTAGTGCGATTAATACGGTGCAAGTGCCTGATCTAAATCTCAGTCATGATCCGCAATATCTTGCAGCCCTCGAAACTATCGACCGTGATCATATTGGTATTGCTGTGGCAAATTTACCAGCCCTCAGTGCTTGGATTGCCAATGATATTAACCCTGAGGAACCAACTTTAAAACAGCGCTTAGCGGTCACTCTAAGTTTGCAAAATCAGGGATTAATTGCGGAGACTGCTCTCATTGGTGACACTGAGCCGGCGCTAAATCGCCCTATCCTAACGGAACCTGTGGAGGCTTTAACTTATGTTCCACCCCAAGCGCTACTTGCCGTCGCCGGGCGTGATCTAAAGCAGTTGTGGACGGATGCAACGACGGGACTAAATCCCCGTAGTCCGCTCTCCCAAATTTTGCAGCAGTCTGTTGTGGCTATCCAAGAGCCTCTAGGGATTGATTTGCCGGCAGATATTTTTGATTGGATTTCTAGTGATTATGCGTTGGCGATCGTTCCCAACTTGGATCGGAAAAATAGTGTGGATTGGCTGTTTGTGGCGGAGCGGGAACCTGAGGTGAATATTGACCCGATTATTGAACATTTTGATGAGCTTGCCCAAGAGAAGGGTTTAAGTGTCGGTAGATTACCGTTAGGCGATCGCCAAGTAACGGCATGGACAGCCATTGATACATCGAACCAAGATGATGACCTAGTCCAGCTCAATGCCCAGGTGCAAGGGGCCCATCTCAGCGTTGAAAATTACGAACTGTTTGCGAGCTCCGTTAAAGCCCTAAGCCGCGCTGTTAATGCGAATAAAAAGCAATCTTTATTAGATAACAAAAACTTTAAAGTGAGTCTACAGCAGCTCCCCAGCGAAAATGGGGGTTATCTTTATGCTGACTGGCGACAGGGCGCTCAACTCTTTAAAACCCAAGTGCCTATCTTGCGCGTTGTTGATTATGTCGCGAAGCCTTTCTTTAACCATCTAAATTCTTTGAGTCTCACCAGCTCTGGCAATACGGAGGATATTCGTCGTTCAACTTTATTCTTTACTTTATCTTCAGATCGTTTAGAAAATTGA
- a CDS encoding serine/threonine-protein kinase — protein MTLPIGQTLNGRYRITQELARGGFGATFLAEDLYLPEHPHCVVKQLKPQVDDPQSLKTARRLFETEAQILHELGKHEQIPQLFAYFEESQEFYLVQDYIEGQSLRDEIRQQGKLSQGQVIAILREILELLVFVHGNQVIHRDLNPSNLIRRTGDRRLCLIDFGAVKRVTTQFQQATGRATVAIGTQGYIPSEQAQGRPQFGSDIYAAGMIAIEALTGQFPHTLGTDPRTAELIWRDLVDIDKSFADVIDKMVRHDFRERYFSAEAVLAALDGMTAPQTSNTVVLGKAAPLTEEVSTEAIATSSFYTQVPQSSDLTFGLNPKDRGAIAVVIGLGVAAVVGVGVSLNLGWQWWSGRQATLEQFEQGQLYQELGEPENALTSYQDVLDQNAQHRGALLGKAQILQQLQRYDEALATYDQLLQVDPNAWEAWWGRGKILSDRQQYDQAIASLNKAIQINSNSLEIWQAKAQIHLAQDDQTNALSSLEIILKLDSRQAWAWYEKGWIHHKREEYNEAIAAYDRALRINNADPNIWYQKGNSYFKLANYQESKNAYARVVRLKPDHAPAWYSLGISHENLKQYRDAQDAFAKVIELEPSNDRAWYHLAWNAQRADDKSTAIAAYRRTVELKGNDHTSWLNLANLLYESKDYPQAISAYDRALGLKPQDGDSWELKGNAHLTLDQYAEAIAAYDQALQYKPEDENIRANREQAQKELDRRNIREKIQEEVQEGLEETVEDIEAGLGRLFPWL, from the coding sequence ATGACGCTGCCCATTGGACAGACCCTAAACGGACGCTACCGTATTACCCAAGAACTCGCCCGAGGCGGTTTTGGGGCAACTTTCCTCGCGGAAGATTTGTATTTGCCTGAACATCCCCATTGTGTGGTGAAGCAGCTGAAGCCCCAAGTCGATGATCCACAGTCGTTGAAGACTGCGAGGCGCTTGTTTGAGACGGAAGCGCAAATTTTGCATGAGCTGGGAAAGCATGAGCAAATTCCCCAGTTGTTTGCTTATTTTGAGGAGTCGCAGGAGTTTTATCTTGTTCAGGATTATATTGAGGGTCAAAGTTTACGGGATGAAATCCGCCAGCAGGGAAAGCTTTCTCAGGGGCAGGTGATTGCGATTCTTCGGGAAATCCTAGAGCTTTTGGTTTTTGTCCATGGTAATCAGGTGATTCACCGTGATTTAAATCCGAGTAATCTGATTCGTCGCACTGGCGATCGCCGCCTATGTTTGATTGATTTCGGGGCGGTAAAGAGGGTCACAACGCAGTTTCAACAGGCCACGGGTCGCGCGACGGTGGCGATCGGTACACAGGGTTATATTCCCAGCGAACAAGCCCAAGGTCGGCCACAATTTGGTAGTGATATCTATGCGGCAGGCATGATTGCCATTGAAGCCCTCACGGGTCAATTTCCCCATACCCTTGGCACGGATCCCCGCACTGCGGAACTGATTTGGCGAGATTTAGTTGATATTGATAAGTCTTTTGCTGATGTGATCGACAAGATGGTACGCCACGATTTCCGGGAGCGTTATTTTTCGGCGGAAGCTGTCCTTGCTGCCCTTGATGGGATGACAGCGCCTCAAACGTCTAATACGGTTGTTCTTGGTAAAGCTGCACCGCTAACCGAAGAGGTTAGTACAGAAGCTATCGCGACTTCTTCGTTTTACACACAGGTTCCCCAATCTTCAGATCTAACCTTTGGCCTCAATCCGAAGGATCGTGGTGCCATAGCTGTGGTTATTGGTTTAGGTGTCGCTGCTGTTGTTGGTGTGGGGGTTAGTTTAAATCTCGGTTGGCAGTGGTGGTCTGGCCGTCAGGCAACCCTAGAGCAATTTGAACAGGGTCAACTGTACCAGGAGCTAGGGGAGCCGGAAAATGCCCTTACTAGCTATCAGGATGTACTGGATCAAAATGCCCAGCACCGGGGGGCACTCTTGGGTAAGGCTCAAATTTTGCAACAATTGCAGCGGTACGATGAAGCTCTTGCTACTTATGATCAGCTTCTACAGGTGGATCCGAATGCTTGGGAAGCTTGGTGGGGGCGGGGCAAAATCTTGAGCGATCGCCAACAATATGATCAAGCGATCGCCTCCCTCAACAAAGCAATTCAAATTAATAGTAATAGCCTCGAAATTTGGCAAGCTAAAGCTCAAATTCATCTGGCACAGGATGATCAAACTAATGCCCTTAGCAGCTTAGAAATTATCCTTAAACTCGATAGCCGCCAAGCTTGGGCTTGGTATGAAAAGGGCTGGATTCACCACAAGCGTGAGGAATATAACGAGGCGATCGCCGCCTATGATCGTGCCCTGCGGATCAATAATGCCGACCCAAATATTTGGTATCAGAAGGGTAATAGCTACTTCAAGCTCGCAAATTATCAAGAATCAAAAAATGCCTATGCCCGTGTCGTACGGCTCAAGCCAGACCATGCCCCCGCCTGGTATAGTCTCGGCATTTCCCACGAAAATCTCAAACAATATCGCGATGCCCAAGATGCCTTTGCGAAAGTTATTGAGCTAGAGCCGAGTAATGATCGAGCTTGGTATCACCTCGCTTGGAATGCCCAGAGAGCTGATGATAAATCCACGGCGATCGCCGCCTACCGTCGGACTGTCGAGCTCAAGGGTAACGACCACACAAGCTGGCTAAATCTGGCTAATTTACTCTACGAATCAAAAGATTATCCCCAAGCAATCTCAGCCTATGACCGCGCCCTTGGCCTCAAACCCCAAGATGGTGACAGTTGGGAGCTCAAGGGTAATGCCCATCTCACCCTCGATCAATATGCCGAGGCGATCGCCGCCTACGATCAAGCCCTCCAATACAAACCCGAAGACGAAAATATCCGAGCAAATCGCGAACAGGCTCAAAAAGAGCTAGATCGACGTAATATTCGAGAAAAGATTCAAGAAGAAGTTCAGGAAGGACTAGAAGAAACAGTAGAAGATATCGAAGCGGGATTGGGTCGTCTTTTTCCTTGGTTGTAG